One Bacteroidales bacterium genomic window carries:
- a CDS encoding M20/M25/M40 family metallo-hydrolase: HTEGYEGFFHLTDIKGTVDNATVNYIVRDHDQKLFNRKKDFLIKIIDHLNLKYGSRTVKLTLIDQYYNMKEKIEPVFHIVDLARKAISSCGMVPKVIPVRGGTDGSRLSYMGLPCPNIFAGGHNFHSRYEFLPVKSMEKAAEVIVKIIELHAL, translated from the coding sequence CATACCGAAGGATATGAAGGGTTTTTCCACCTCACCGATATCAAAGGCACTGTAGACAATGCCACTGTTAATTATATCGTTCGCGATCATGATCAGAAATTATTCAACCGGAAAAAAGATTTCCTTATAAAAATAATTGACCATCTTAACCTGAAGTATGGTTCGAGAACCGTGAAGCTCACCTTGATTGACCAGTATTACAATATGAAAGAAAAAATCGAACCCGTTTTTCATATTGTGGACCTGGCACGGAAGGCCATTTCATCATGCGGCATGGTTCCGAAAGTAATCCCCGTACGAGGCGGAACCGACGGATCAAGGCTATCTTACATGGGTTTGCCCTGCCCTAACATTTTTGCAGGTGGTCACAATTTTCACAGCCGATATGAATTTCTTCCCGTAAAGTCAATGGAGAAAGCTGCTGAAGTGATTGTGAAAATCATCGAATTGCATGCTCTGTAG
- a CDS encoding glycosyl hydrolase: MKRVVFYWICCGWMLVIPFTLHAVDDTLCTPNPSAEAVALYRYLLDMKGDRILSGQMYAPWGINELTYIKNITGKQPAVMGVDFIHQSSNAQEVQNAVNWWKSGGIPTIMWHWGAPGVGEGYENSKVAIDIDKCFIEGTPEYTSFWSELKIKADLLETIRDAHVPVLWRPYHELNGNWFWWGKQGPDKFKKLWITMYNYFVHDRGLNNLIWVLCYTGQPDAAWYPGDEYVDIGGADIYDAGNGSQATMYIAVKTITNDKFPIAYHECGIPPDPDLCLAQNAMWSWWMEWHTTWLQGVDTAYLKKVYKHYLVITKDELPDIVSTYGWDSACKPSAVTADVKKNGSSWLQSKKLTLLTGDTAWLKVAAADSGKWTWSGYITQGNDTIKQIVFNQSGSAVATFRNTCGAITSVSFNLADACPPPVISPYIRVDNGGWQQVNSIRINYGSIVKISPQPLTGGTWRWTGAVDATTREITFVPDTTCMVSGEFVSTCGKTARKNFYITVVCPSNPITPYIRVNNNDFISADNVTVFEGDSVTLSPQATAGGTWKWSGAFTAETRDLKFKADSSCIVRVTYTNGCGVNSYKNFTIQVNTVPVAVKEAERVTGSLLYPNPVSGFLYLNSEITKEDPIISILSLHGEILLKKGHNSSGIDISSLKPGMYFIMIEFKERVIVQEFIKNGF; encoded by the coding sequence ATGAAGAGAGTTGTGTTTTATTGGATTTGCTGTGGCTGGATGTTGGTCATACCTTTCACATTGCATGCGGTTGATGATACCTTATGTACGCCCAACCCGTCGGCGGAGGCTGTGGCATTGTACCGGTATCTGCTTGACATGAAGGGCGACAGGATTCTCTCGGGTCAGATGTACGCCCCATGGGGTATCAATGAGCTTACTTATATCAAAAATATTACAGGCAAGCAGCCTGCTGTAATGGGTGTCGATTTTATTCATCAGAGTTCGAACGCGCAGGAAGTGCAGAATGCGGTCAACTGGTGGAAATCAGGTGGAATACCTACAATCATGTGGCACTGGGGCGCCCCCGGAGTAGGCGAAGGTTATGAAAACAGCAAGGTTGCCATTGATATCGATAAATGCTTTATCGAAGGCACTCCTGAATACACTTCATTCTGGAGCGAACTGAAAATAAAGGCGGACCTGCTTGAAACCATCCGCGATGCCCATGTTCCGGTTTTATGGCGACCCTATCATGAGCTGAACGGCAACTGGTTCTGGTGGGGTAAGCAGGGCCCCGATAAATTCAAAAAACTTTGGATAACCATGTATAATTACTTTGTACATGACCGTGGCCTGAATAACCTGATCTGGGTGCTTTGTTATACAGGCCAGCCTGATGCAGCCTGGTACCCGGGCGATGAATACGTGGATATAGGAGGAGCCGATATTTATGATGCAGGCAACGGCTCCCAGGCTACCATGTACATTGCAGTTAAAACCATAACAAATGATAAATTTCCTATTGCTTATCATGAATGTGGAATCCCCCCTGATCCGGATCTTTGCCTGGCTCAGAATGCCATGTGGAGCTGGTGGATGGAATGGCATACCACATGGCTGCAGGGTGTTGACACTGCATACCTGAAAAAAGTATACAAACATTACCTGGTTATCACTAAAGACGAACTGCCGGATATAGTGTCAACCTACGGATGGGATTCGGCCTGTAAACCTTCAGCAGTGACGGCGGATGTAAAAAAAAACGGCAGTTCATGGCTGCAGAGTAAAAAATTAACTTTATTAACGGGTGACACTGCCTGGCTGAAAGTGGCCGCAGCCGACAGCGGAAAATGGACGTGGTCGGGTTATATTACCCAGGGGAATGATACTATTAAGCAGATTGTATTCAACCAATCGGGTTCTGCTGTTGCAACATTCAGGAATACCTGCGGTGCCATAACCTCAGTTTCTTTTAACCTTGCTGATGCATGTCCTCCTCCTGTCATTTCACCGTACATCCGGGTGGATAACGGCGGATGGCAACAGGTGAACAGTATCCGGATCAACTATGGTTCGATCGTAAAAATATCACCGCAACCGTTAACAGGCGGAACATGGAGGTGGACCGGGGCTGTCGATGCCACTACAAGGGAGATCACCTTTGTGCCGGACACCACTTGTATGGTTTCAGGTGAATTCGTCAGTACATGCGGAAAAACAGCCAGGAAGAATTTTTATATCACAGTGGTTTGTCCTTCAAACCCCATCACGCCGTACATTCGTGTTAATAACAACGATTTTATTTCGGCCGACAATGTCACCGTATTTGAAGGAGACTCTGTTACATTGAGTCCGCAGGCAACTGCAGGAGGAACATGGAAATGGAGCGGGGCGTTTACAGCAGAAACACGCGATCTAAAGTTTAAGGCCGACAGCTCATGTATAGTGAGGGTTACTTATACCAACGGCTGCGGCGTAAATAGTTATAAGAATTTTACCATACAGGTAAACACTGTTCCGGTGGCAGTCAAAGAGGCTGAACGGGTTACAGGATCCCTGCTTTATCCAAATCCTGTATCCGGTTTTCTTTATCTGAATTCAGAAATAACAAAGGAAGATCCAATCATTTCCATTTTGTCCCTCCATGGCGAGATTCTTTTGAAAAAAGGGCATAATAGTTCAGGAATCGATATTTCATCCCTGAAGCCCGGGATGTATTTTATCATGATCGAATTTAAGGAAAGGGTAATCGTTCAGGAGTTCATAAAAAACGGTTTCTGA
- a CDS encoding glycoside hydrolase family 97 protein, which translates to MKRILILTVCFLLIAGVYAQKGGKYQLKSPDGTIVLSIQTGDKLQWSVTDKGKSIITPSPISITLGTGEVLGERSKVVSATNEEINFTFNPVHYRKAQVTDHCNQLILKCRGNYGLIFRVYNDAVAYKFFTTIPGDVTIKNEEVNFNFAGDYKIFVPFQRDCRDGKNFNSSFENQYSEITFSRFPKDTLAFLPVLVDLGSNQKAEIFEVDLEDYPGMYVRTNPTNQGFEGVFAPYPLETYVKGLNIIPSKSADYIAKRPGMLNLPWRAVFISEQDKDLLDIDIVQKLASESRLNDISWVKVGQVAWDWWNDLNISHVDFRAGMNTETYKYFIDFAAQYGISYILFDAGWNVPGDLTKPIPEIDIQQVIDYGKQKGVGLIVWCSWQDVMAQKDKAFPFFAGIGVKGMKIDFFDRDDQLAVASTYEIAKQAAQNKLMVDYHGIYKPTGLQKTYPNVVGIEGVYGLENYKWANPNGPRYAVTLPFIRNQAGPMDYTPGAMRNASRENFRPVNSNPMAQGTRVQQMAMYIVFEVPLQMLSDNPTIYMREKECTEFITRIPTTFDQSVPLESKVAEYVAVARKKGNVWYAGAMTDWTPRELTIDCSFLGSGSYTAEIFSDGVNADRDATDYKKSVITVTSTDKLNVKLMNGGGWVARFEPVKQ; encoded by the coding sequence ATGAAAAGAATCCTGATCCTGACTGTATGTTTCCTTCTGATTGCCGGTGTTTATGCCCAAAAGGGAGGCAAATACCAGCTTAAATCTCCTGACGGAACCATTGTGCTCAGCATTCAGACAGGAGATAAGCTTCAATGGTCGGTTACCGACAAGGGAAAGAGCATCATCACCCCGTCCCCGATATCTATTACGCTTGGAACCGGAGAAGTATTGGGTGAACGAAGCAAGGTTGTTTCGGCAACAAATGAAGAAATAAATTTCACCTTCAACCCTGTCCACTACCGCAAGGCCCAGGTAACCGATCATTGCAATCAGCTTATTTTAAAATGCAGGGGAAATTACGGATTGATTTTCAGGGTTTACAATGATGCTGTAGCCTATAAATTCTTCACGACAATCCCCGGTGATGTCACAATAAAGAATGAAGAAGTAAACTTTAATTTCGCCGGTGATTACAAGATTTTCGTTCCTTTTCAGCGCGACTGCCGTGACGGAAAAAATTTCAATTCATCGTTTGAAAACCAGTACAGTGAAATCACTTTTTCACGGTTTCCCAAAGACACACTCGCCTTTCTGCCTGTTCTTGTGGACTTAGGATCGAATCAGAAAGCTGAAATTTTTGAGGTTGATCTCGAGGATTACCCGGGTATGTATGTTCGTACTAATCCGACCAACCAGGGATTTGAGGGGGTATTTGCTCCATACCCGCTTGAAACATATGTTAAAGGCCTTAATATCATACCTTCAAAATCTGCTGACTACATTGCCAAAAGACCAGGAATGCTGAATCTTCCCTGGCGGGCTGTTTTTATAAGCGAACAGGATAAGGATTTACTGGATATTGACATCGTTCAGAAACTCGCATCCGAAAGCCGGCTCAATGATATATCATGGGTAAAAGTCGGACAGGTGGCATGGGACTGGTGGAACGACCTCAATATTTCGCATGTTGATTTCAGGGCCGGTATGAACACGGAAACCTATAAATATTTCATTGATTTTGCGGCACAGTACGGCATTTCATATATATTATTCGATGCCGGATGGAATGTTCCCGGTGACCTTACAAAACCTATTCCAGAGATTGATATACAGCAGGTCATCGATTACGGAAAACAAAAAGGAGTTGGGCTGATTGTATGGTGTTCATGGCAGGATGTGATGGCTCAGAAGGATAAGGCTTTTCCTTTCTTTGCCGGCATAGGAGTCAAAGGGATGAAAATTGACTTTTTCGACAGGGATGACCAGCTTGCCGTTGCAAGCACTTATGAGATAGCGAAACAAGCTGCACAGAATAAGCTGATGGTGGATTACCATGGGATTTATAAACCTACAGGATTGCAGAAGACCTACCCGAATGTGGTGGGAATAGAAGGGGTATATGGACTTGAGAATTACAAATGGGCTAATCCGAACGGTCCGCGGTATGCCGTTACATTGCCCTTCATCCGCAACCAGGCAGGTCCGATGGATTATACACCGGGGGCGATGAGAAACGCAAGCCGTGAAAACTTCAGGCCTGTTAACAGCAACCCGATGGCCCAGGGGACCCGTGTTCAACAAATGGCCATGTACATAGTCTTTGAGGTTCCGCTGCAAATGCTTTCCGATAATCCCACCATTTACATGCGCGAAAAAGAATGCACTGAATTCATTACCCGAATACCCACAACATTTGATCAGTCTGTTCCCCTTGAAAGCAAGGTGGCCGAATATGTTGCCGTTGCCCGCAAAAAGGGCAATGTATGGTATGCCGGGGCTATGACCGACTGGACACCAAGGGAACTGACGATTGACTGTTCATTCCTGGGTTCGGGAAGCTATACGGCTGAAATTTTCAGCGACGGTGTGAATGCAGACCGTGATGCAACTGATTATAAAAAATCGGTAATAACAGTGACTTCCACTGATAAACTGAATGTAAAGCTCATGAACGGAGGCGGCTGGGTGGCCCGTTTTGAACCGGTTAAACAGTAA
- a CDS encoding MFS transporter, protein MGNWKRTFAIIWTGQLFSTLSSSVVGYAVMFWLSLKTGSAEVLAYAIIASLLPQLLLGMFTGVFVDRWNRKLTMIFADLFIAICTLVIAVLFYTGETRISYFYILLALRSAGSAFHVPAMQASVPLLAPEDQLMRISGINNIIQSVSTIAGPALAALLISLLDLTRVLMIDVAGAVIAIISLIMVHIPDPVKKENLKPHVLNEMKEGLREIYSKPGLLWIFILAVLAMFFIMPVAALFPLMTLNHFSGTTYHMSIVEISWGIGMLLGGALLGINKLKNYKIILINLMYFLLGLSFLFSGILPSSGFIFFAIITAFGGISMSVYSGSFNVVLQTMVEPAALGRVFSIYGSITLLPAMLGLLATGYIADSIGITNAFIISGIAIGIMSLFAFLVPAINKMIGRELRGQPLVQDPQFT, encoded by the coding sequence ATGGGTAACTGGAAAAGAACATTTGCCATTATATGGACGGGACAGCTGTTTTCAACGCTGAGCAGCTCCGTTGTCGGTTATGCCGTTATGTTCTGGTTGAGCCTGAAAACCGGATCAGCTGAAGTACTGGCCTATGCCATCATCGCATCCCTTCTCCCGCAGCTGTTGCTGGGAATGTTTACAGGCGTTTTTGTAGATCGGTGGAACCGTAAGCTGACAATGATCTTTGCGGATCTTTTTATCGCGATTTGTACTCTTGTCATTGCTGTATTGTTTTACACCGGTGAAACCAGGATCAGTTATTTCTATATATTGCTGGCTCTGAGATCGGCGGGCAGTGCTTTTCACGTACCCGCCATGCAGGCTTCGGTGCCGCTCCTGGCACCTGAAGACCAGTTAATGCGTATTTCAGGAATAAACAACATAATCCAGTCGGTCAGCACAATTGCCGGTCCCGCCCTTGCAGCCCTGCTTATCAGCCTGCTTGATCTTACCCGGGTGCTTATGATTGATGTGGCAGGAGCCGTTATTGCTATAATTTCCTTAATAATGGTTCATATACCCGACCCGGTAAAAAAGGAAAACCTGAAACCCCATGTTCTTAATGAAATGAAAGAAGGTCTGCGCGAAATATACAGTAAACCGGGACTGTTATGGATCTTTATACTTGCCGTTCTTGCCATGTTTTTCATTATGCCGGTGGCAGCGCTGTTTCCGCTTATGACACTGAATCATTTCTCAGGAACCACCTATCATATGAGTATTGTTGAAATTTCATGGGGAATCGGGATGCTATTGGGTGGGGCGCTGTTAGGCATTAATAAACTTAAAAATTATAAGATCATCCTGATCAACCTTATGTACTTCCTGCTCGGATTGTCTTTCCTGTTTTCAGGAATACTGCCTTCTTCGGGATTTATTTTCTTTGCCATCATAACGGCATTCGGCGGTATATCCATGTCGGTTTATTCGGGATCCTTTAACGTGGTACTGCAGACTATGGTGGAACCGGCTGCACTCGGAAGGGTCTTTTCAATTTATGGCAGTATTACCCTGCTCCCGGCTATGCTTGGCCTGCTAGCCACCGGATATATTGCCGACAGCATTGGCATCACCAACGCTTTTATTATTTCAGGAATTGCAATCGGGATCATGAGTTTGTTTGCTTTCCTTGTGCCGGCCATCAATAAAATGATAGGGCGTGAACTGCGCGGTCAGCCGCTGGTTCAGGATCCGCAATTTACTTAA